In one Podarcis muralis chromosome 7, rPodMur119.hap1.1, whole genome shotgun sequence genomic region, the following are encoded:
- the CTCF gene encoding transcriptional repressor CTCF, whose amino-acid sequence MEGEAVEAIGEESETFIKGKERKTYQRRREGGQEEDACPMPPNQADGAEVVQEVSAGVQMVMMEQLDPTLLQMKTEVMEGTVQQEAEATVDDTQIITLQVVNMEEQPINLGELQLVQVPVPVSVPVATTSVEELQGAYENEVSKGGLQEGEPMICHTLPLPEGFQVVKVGANGEVETLEQGELQPQEDPNWQKDPDYQPPAKKTKKTKKSKLRYTEEGKDVDVSVYDFEEEQQEGLLSEVNAEKVVGNMKPPKPTKIKKKGVKKTFQCELCSYTCPRRSNLDRHMKSHTDERPHKCHLCGRAFRTVTLLRNHLNTHTGTRPHKCPDCDMAFVTSGELVRHRRYKHTHEKPFKCSMCDYASVEVSKLKRHIRSHTGERPFQCSLCSYASRDTYKLKRHMRTHSGEKPYECYICHARFTQSGTMKMHILQKHTENVAKFHCPHCDTVIARKSDLGVHLRKQHSYIEQGKKCRYCDAVFHERYALIQHQKSHKNEKRFKCDQCDYACRQERHMIMHKRTHTGEKPYACSHCDKTFRQKQLLDMHFKRYHDPNFVPAAFVCSKCGKTFTRRNTMARHADNCTGPDGVEGENGGEPKKGKRGRKRKMRSKKEDSSDSEENAEPELDDNEEEEETAVEIEAEPEVEPVVPAPPPAKKRRGRPPGKANQPKQPQPTAIIQVEDQNTGAIENIIVEVKKEPEAETVAATAGAQPAAVEAPNGDLTPEMILSMMDR is encoded by the exons ATGGAAGGGGAGGCAGTTGAAGCTATTGGCGAAGAGTCTGAAACTTTCATTAAAGGCAAAGAAAGGAAGACCTATCAAAGGCGCCGGGAAGGTGGGCAGGAGGAGGATGCTTGCCCAATGCCACCCAACCAGGCAGATGGGGCTGAAGTGGTACAGGAAGTCAGTGCTGGTGTCCAGATGGTCATGATGGAGCAGCTTGATCCAACGCTGCTTCAGATGAAGACGGAGGTCATGGAAGGCACTGTGCAACAGGAAGCTGAGGCTACTGTGGACGACACGCAAATAATAACCCTACAAGTTGTGAATATGGAAGAGCAGCCTATAAACCTGGGCGAGCTCCAACTTGTCCAGGTGCCTGTCCCAGTGTCTGTACCTGTTGCTACCACTTCTGTGGAAGAACTTCAGGGGGCCTACGAAAATGAGGTCTCCAAAGGAGGCCTCCAGGAAGGGGAGCCTATGATCTGCCACACCCTCCCTTTGCCGGAAGGCTTCCAGGTGGTAAAAGTTGGTGCAAATGGTGAGGTGGAGACGCTGGAGCAAGGTGAACTTCAGCCCCAGGAGGATCCTAATTGGCAGAAAGACCCAGACTATCAGCCCCCAgccaaaaagacaaagaaaaccAAAAAAAGCAAACTTCGTTATACTGAGGAGGGAAAAGATGTGGACGTGTCTGTATACGACTTTGAAGAGGAGCAACAGGAGGGCTTGTTGTCAGAGGTCAATGCGGAGAAGGTGGTGGGCAACATGAAGCCCCCAAagccaacaaaaattaaaaagaaag GAGTGAAGAAGACATTCCAGTGCGAACTGTGTAGTTACACTTGCCCACGCCGTTCAAACCTGGACCGTCACATGAAAAGCCACACAGATGAGAGGCCGCACAAGTGCCATCTTTGTGGCAGAGCTTTCCGGACAGTCACATTGCTGAGAAATCACCTCAACACTCACACAG GTACTCGTCCTCACAAGTGCCCTGACTGTGACATGGCCTTTGTGACAAGTGGCGAGTTAGTTCGGCATCGCCGCTACAAACACACCCACGAGAAGCCATTCAAGTGTTCCATGTGTGACTATGCCAGCGTGGAG GTGAGCAAGTTGAAACGCCACATTCGCTCTCACACTGGAGAGCGGCCATTCCAGTGCAGCTTGTGCAGCTACGCCAGCAGGGACACTTACAAACTGAAGAGGCACATGAGGACCCATTCTG GTGAGAAGCCCTACGAGTGTTACATTTGCCACGCTCGCTTCACCCAGAGTGGGACTATGAAGATGCACATCCTGCAGAAGCACACAGAGAATGTGGCCAAGTTTCATTGCCCTCACTGTGACACTGTTATTGCACGGAAGAGTGACTTGG GTGTCCATTTGCGGAAGCAGCATTCCTACATTGAGCAGGGCAAGAAGTGTCGTTACTGTGATGCTGTATTCCATGAGCGGTATGCACTCATCCAGCATCAGAAATCTCACAAGAACGAGAAGCGTTTCAAGTGTGACCAGTGTGACTATGCATGTCGACAG GAACGGCACATGATTATGCACAAGCGAACCCACACTGGAGAAAAGCCTTACGCCTGTAGCCATTGCGATAAGACCTTCCGCCAGAAGCAGCTGCTTGACATGCACTTCAAACGCTACCACGATCCAAACTTTGTTCCGGCTGCCTTCGTTTGCTCCAAGTGTGGCAAAACATTCACACGCCGT AACACCATGGCCAGACACGCAGATAACTGTACAGGTCCTGATGGAGTCGAAGGAGAAAATGGAGGGGAGCCCAAGAAGGGGAAACGTGGGCGAAAGAGAAAGATGCGCTCTAAGAAAGAGGACTCCTCTGATAGTG AGGAAAATGCAGAGCCAGAATTGGAtgataatgaagaagaagaggagacggCGGTTGAAATAGAGGCTGAACCGGAAGTGGAACCTGTGGTTCCAGCACCACCACCGGCTAAGAAGCGAAGAGGAAGGCCGCCAGGCAAAGCCAATCAACCAAAACAGCCCCAGC CAACAGCAATCATTCAGGTGGAAGACCAGAACACTGGTGCAATTGAAAACATTATAGTGGAAGTCAAgaaggagcctgaagcagagactgTAGCAGCTACAGCAGGAGCTCAGCCAGCTGCGGTGGAAGCACCCAATGGAGACCTCACCCCAGAGATGATTCTTAGCATGATGGACCGGTGA